The genomic segment TCCACCGCCCGGCCCGCTGTGTCGCGCCGCCGGGACGGAACCGCCATCGTCCGGACGGACATGCACGGTCAGTAAACGCTTGACACGCGTAACGGGGGTTGTCGCGGCGGGGAACGTCACACACGGCTCCCTTCCCGCCGTTGGGAAACCGCCGACGCCCGAGCTAAATTCGCTGGTCAGGGCCGGTTCGAGGCCGGCCCGGAAGTGATCTTGACCAGTATCGACGGGGCGGCAGGCAACTAACGGCTTGATAACGGCACCTTCACGCAATGGGCAGGTTGGTGTCACAGTGTCAGTCACCTCACAACCCCCTCGTGAGCGCCCTGAGGAGGCACTCCCATGCGCGGGAAAACTTTTAAGGTGGCGGTCGCAGCGACCGCCATCGCCATGTTTGCCACTGCTTGTAGTGGCGACGACGACTCTTCGGCGCCGGAGGACGCCTCCGGCGGTGAACTCCGCGTCTACGCGTCGGAACCGGCGTTCCTGACGCCGTCCGGCGGTGACGACGAGCCGTCGATCTATGTGATCCGTCAGCTCTACCGCGGCCTGGTGAAGTACAACGCCGAGTCCGGCGAGGCCGAGAACGACCTGGCCGAGTCGATCGAGTCGACCGACCAGAAGCTCTGGACCATCAAGGTCAAGGAGGGCTACACCTTCGACAACGGCGAGCCGGTGAACGCCGACGCCTTCATCCGGAGCTGGAACTACACCGCGTACGGCCCGAACGCTCAGGGCAACGCGTACTTCATGAAGCGGTTCGCCGGTATCGACGAGGTCACCTCGGAGGACCCGGACGGCGACGGGCCGGAGGAGGCCCCGGAGCCGGCGGCGAAGGAGCTCTCCGGCCTGAAGAAGGTCGACGACTACACCTTCACCGTCGAGCTGACCGAGCCGTTCTCCGGCTTCCCGGCGACCATCGGCTACTCGGGCTTCTTCCCGATGGCCGAGGCGTGCCTGGCCAACTTCGAGGCCTGCAACGAGACGCCGATCGGCAACGGCCCCTACAAGATCGAGGGCAGCTGGCAGCACAACGTCGGCATCACCCTGGTCCGCAGCGACACCTGGGCCGGCGACCCCGGCAAGCCGGACAAGATCAACTACCGGATCTTCGCCGACGTGGACGCCGGCTACGCCGCCTTCCAGGCCGGTGAGCTGGACGTCATGTACACCCTGCCGCCGGCCCGCTACAAGGAGGCCGTGCAGCAGTACGGCGACCGCCTCTACGAGGCGCCGGGCGACAGCTTCACCTACGTCGGCATGCCGCTCTACGTGGACGCCTTCAAGGACAAGCGGATCCGCCAGGCGTTCTCGATGGCGATCGACCGGCAGGCGATCATCGACGCCGTCTTCGACGGCCGGTACACCCCGGCGACCGGCGTGGTCGGCCCGACCTTCGACGGTGCCCGCGACAACGCCTGCCAGTACTGCAAGCTGGACGTGGAGCGGGCCAAGGCGCTGCTGGCCGAGGCCGGTGGCTGGCAGGGCGGCACGCTGACCCTGTGGGCGAACGCCGGTGCCGGTCACGACGCCTGGCTGCAGGCCGTCGGCGACCAGCTCAAGGCCAACCTGGGTATCGAGTACGAACTGAAGGTCAACCTGCAGTTCCCGGAGTACCTGGAGACCGCCGACAACCGTGAGTTCACCGGTGGCTTCCGCCTCGGTTGGGGTCCGGACTACCCGGTGATGGAGACCTACCTCGCGCCGCTGTACGGCACGGGCGGTTCCAGCAACAACACCACCTACACCAACCCGCAGTTCGACGCGCTGATGTCGCAGGGCAACGGGGCCGAGTCGATCGAGGCCGCGATTCCCTTCTACCAGCAGGCCGAGGACCTGGTCGTGGAGGACCTGCCGGTCATCCCGATGTGGTTCAACAAGATCGGTGCGGTGTACAGCGAGAACGTGGACACCTTCGTGTGGAACGCGATCTCGGACGCGGACTACGGTGCGACGTCGCTGAAGCAGTGACCAGCTTGAGCTAGCTCACCTAGCCGTAACGTCGACGTGGCGGCAGCGGGTTTCCCACAAGGAGCCTGTTGCCGCCACGTCAGCGCCGAGAGGAGTCCCCGCGATGGGGCGCTACATCATCCGACGGTTGCTCCAGTTCATCCCGACCGCGCTGGGCACCATGTTCCTGCTGCACTACCTCACCTCCCTGGCGATCCAGTTCTCCGGCAACCCGGTCCGGGCCCTCTTCGGCGACCGGACCCCGCCCCAGGCGCTGGTCGACGCGATCACCAGGGAACTCGGCTACGACAACCCCTGCCTGGACCAGCGGGGAAACCCCTGCTTCGGCCTCTTCCTGGAACGCCTGCAGGCGGTCTTCCTGCACTTCGACTTCGGGATCAATCTCCGGCAGCGGCCGGTCACCGACCTGGTCGCCGACGCGATCCCGTTCACCATCAAGCTCGTCCTGATCGCGATCATCTTCGAGGCCGTTGTCGGCATCGCCGCCGGTGTCCTGGCCGGCCTGCGCGGTGGCAGCTTCTCGGACTACCTGGTCAAGATCTCCACGGTCTTCATCATCTCGGTGCCGATCTTCGTGCTCGGCATCGTGATCCGGGAGTACGTCGGGGTGAAGTTCGGCAACGTTCTTCGTGACCAGGACTGGATACCCGAACTGATCTCCAGTGGCGTGTTCAGTGCCGGGTTCAAGGTCGACTATCCATTCGCCAGCCTGATCATTCCCGGCATGGTGCTCGGTGCGACCTCACTGGCGACCACCGCCCGGCTGACCCGGACCAGCATCATGGAGAACGTCCGCTCCGACTACGTCCGGACGGCCAAGGCCAAGGGCCTGGCGCCGAAGCGCGTGATCGGCATCCACACCCTGCGGAATTCGCTGATCCCGGTCATCACCTACCTCGGTGTCGACATCGGCACCCTGATGGGCGGCGCGGTGGTCACCGAGACGATCTTCAACGTGCCGGGCATCGGGCGGCTGGTCACCCAGGCCGCGCGGACCGGTGAGGCACCGGTGGTGATCGGCGTGGTCACCATGCTCGCCCTGGTCTTCCTGGTGACAAACCTGCTGGTGGACCTGCTCTACGCCGTACTCGACCCGAGGATCCGCTATGAGTGAACCGAGCATCGCCGGCACCGGGGTAGGCGGCCAGCCGGTGCCGCAGGGCCCGGAGGAACCGGCGCCCACCACCGCCCAGGAGCGCAACGCCAGCCTCTGGGCCGACGCCTGGCGGCAGCTCGTCCGGGACCCGGTCTTCGTGATCGCCTCGCTCTACATCCTGGTGGTCGGGTCGATGGCGGTCGTGCCGTGGCTCTGGACCCGTAAGGATCCGGCCGACTGCAACGTCTCCGACTCCCGGATCCCGCCGAACGCCGAGCACCCGTTCGGCACCAACATCCTCGGCTGCGACTACTACGCCTTCAACGTCTACGGAGCCCGCCCCTCGCTGCAGATCGCGATCTTCGCGACCATCGGCATCATCCTGATCGGCGGCATCGCCGGCCTGCTCGCCGGCTACTACGGCGGCTGGGTCGACGCGATCATCTCGCGGGTGATGGACATCTTCTTCTCGCTGCCGTTCCTGCTCGGTGCCATCGTCTTCCTGACGGTGATCAAGCGGCAGAACGTCTGGACGTTGGGGATCGTGCTGATCACGCTCGCCTGGCCGACCATCGCCAGAATCATGCGGAGCAGCGTGATCTCCTCGAAGAACCTCGACTACGTACACGCGGCGAAGGCGGTCGGGGCCACCAACGCGCGACTGATGTTCCGGCACATCCTGCCGAACGCGCTCGCGCCGATGCTGGTCTACGCCACCATCACCCTGGGCAGCTTCGTGGCGGCCGAGGCGACGCTCACCTTCCTCGGCGTCGGTCTGCAGCCGCCGGCCCAGTCCTGGGGTATCGCGATCGCCGCCCACCAGGTCTACTTCCTGGAGGACCCCTGGCTGCTGCTCTTCCCCTGCGGCCTGCTGGTCGGCACCGTGCTCTCCTTCATCCTGATCGGCGACGCGCTGCGCGACGCCCTCGACCCGAAGCTGCGGTGATGCGCCATGAACACCACTGAGGTGACCGCCAGCATCGACGCACTGCCGGGACTCGACCACAGCGCGCCGCTGCTGGACGTCAAGGACCTGCAGGTCGAGTTCCGGACCCGCAACGGGATCGCCCGCGCCGTCAACGGGGTCAGCTTCAGCCTGGAGGCGGGGGAGACGCTGGCGATCCTGGGTGAGTCCGGGTGTGGCAAGAGCGTGACCGCCCAGGCGATCATGGGGATCATCGACTCCCCGCCGGGTTTCATCACCGGGGGGGAGATCCGATACCGGGGCGTCGACCTGCTCACGCTCCCCGAGGCGCAGCGCCGCAAGGTGCGGGCCAACCGGATTGCGATGATTTTCCAGGACGCCCTCTCGGCGCTGAACCCGGTCTTCACGGTCGGCTTCCAGCTCTCCGAACTGTTCCGCAAGCACCGGGGAATGTCCCGGTCCGACAGCAAGGCGCGCGCCGTCGAGCTGCTCGACCTGGTCAAGATCCCGGCCGCCCGGCAGCGGGTGAACGACTTCCCGCACCAGTTCTCGGGCGGCATGCGGCAGCGGGTCATGATCGCCATGGCGCTCGCCCTCGACCCCGAGGTGCTGGTCGCCGACGAGCCGACCACGGCGCTCGACGTGACGGTCCAGGCCCAGATCATGAGCCTCCTCGCCGAACTGCAGCGGGAACGGAACATGGGGCTGATCCTGATCACCCACGACATGGGGGTGGTCGCGGACGTCGCCGACCGGATCTCGGTGATGTACGCCGGCCGGGTGGTCGAGGAGGCGCCGGTCGGCGACATCTACGCCAGCCCGGCCCACCCGTACACCAAGGCCCTGTTGCAGTCGATCCCCCGGATCGACCTCAAGGGGCAGCAGCTCAACGTGATCAAGGGGCTGCCGCCGGTGCTGACCAGAATTCCGCCGGGCTGCTCGTTCAACCCGCGCTGCGGGTATGCCCAGGATGTCTGCCGGGCGGACCCGGAGCCGCCGCGCTACCCGGTGGCCCCCGGCCGCGCCTCGGCCTGCCACTTCTGGAAGGAGGTCAAGGGCGATGAGTGACTACGTCCTGGAGACCCGGGATCTGGTCAAGCACTTCCCGCTGACCCGGGGAATCCTCTTCAAGAAGCAGATCGGCGCGGTCCGCGCGGTGGACGGCATCAGCATCCAGCTCGGCCGGGGTGAGACCCTCGGGGTGGTCGGCGAGTCCGGCTGCGGCAAGTCCACGCTGGCCAAGTTGCTGGTCGGGCTCGAGAAGCCGACCAGCGGCTCGATCGTGGTGCGCGGCAAGGACATCTCCAGGTCCAGCGGGTCCGAGATGCGCAAGTCCCGGCGCAACATCCAGCTCGTCATGCAGGACCCGTATACGTCGCTGAACCCGCGGATGACGGTCGGCGACATCGTCGGTGAGCCGTTCGACGTCCACCCGGAGGTGGCGCCGCGCGGCGAGCGGCGCGGCCGGGTGCAGGAGCTGATCGAGCTGGTCGGGCTCAACCCCGACCACATCAACCGCTACCCGCACCAGTTCTCCGGCGGGCAGCGCCAGCGGATCGGGATCGCCCGGGCGCTGGCGCTCAAGCCGGAGATCATCCTCTGCGACGAGCCGGTCTCCGCGCTCGACGTGTCGATCCAGGCCCAGGTGGTGAACCTGCTGGAGCAGCTCCAGAAGGAGATGGGGCTGTCGTACATCTTCATCGCGCACGACCTGTCGGTGGTCCGGCACATCGCGGACCGGGTGGCGGTCATGTACCTGGGCAAGGTCGTCGAGATCGGCACCGAGGACGAGATCTACGAGCGGCCCACCCACCCGTACACCCAGGCGCTGCTCTCCGCCGTGCCGGTCCCCGACCCGAAGCTGCGCGGGTTGCGGGACCAGATCGTCCTGGAGGGGGACGTGCCGTCGCCGGCCGACCCGCCGTCCGGCTGCCGGTTCCGCACCCGGTGCTGGAAGGCCCAGGACATCTGCGCCGAGCAGGAACCGCCGCTGGTGGTACGGGACAACTCCGGCCACCCGAGCGCCTGCCACTTCGCCGAGGTACGCGACGTGGTGCACGCGCGGGAGTAGACCGGGTAGACGCCGGTGGCCGGGCCGCACCCGGCCGGCGCCACCGGTGAAAGTAACGCCTCCTCAGTGTTCCGGGGCGTCGTCCGTCATCCACGCGGACGGCGCCCCGGACCGCGTGCCGGGGCTTCCGCCCCGCCCGGACACCGAGGGCTCGGACGCGGGCGGTCGGCGGCTCAGAGCGGTCCGCGACCGGCCCGCAGCAGCAGCAGGGCGAGCTGGGTGCCGTCCACGCCGAGCGCGGTCCGGAACCGCTCCAGGATCTCCCGCTCCCGGGAGAGCACCAGCCGGGTGCCGCCCGAGGCGATCCGGGTCGCTCCGACCTGCTGGGACAGGGCGGCCCGCTCCTGCCAGAGGGCGATCAACGCGCCGTCGATCTCGTCGATCCGTTCCCGCATGGCGATGATGCGCTCGGCGGCCTCCGGGGCCTGGGCGCCGGTCGCGTCACGGTCGGTCGACTCCGCCTGCTGCTCGGCGAGTTCTGTGCTCATCGGTTGCTCCCTGGGGCTCGGGTCCCCGGTGCCCGGATCCCGAAGCGAAAAGCCCCGGGCTCCAGGAGCCCGGGGCTTTTCGTAGGTCATCTGATCAGGCGCGACCTACGGCTGCCGGACTCCCGGTGCCGTAGTAAAAAAAGACCCGCGCCTCGTCGATCACGGCTTGAGTATGCCCACCCGAGTCGGCCCGCGCAAGCGTTCCGCCGGAGAAGGACCCCGCGTCCGGCCGGCAGGACCCGGCACGCTGTCCCGCCGGCGGGTTGGTGTCCGACCCGGGGCATAGACTCGGAAGGCGATGCATGCCCTCTTCGAAGTCCCGCCGGTGAATCCCCCGCGCGCCCAGTCCACGCCGCGTTCGCGGCCCCCCGCCGCCGGGGATCCGCAGGCGTTGCTGACCGGGCTGAACGGTCCGCAGCGGGCGGCGGTGACGCACTCCGGCGCACCGCTGCTGATCGTGGCGGGCGCCGGCTCCGGCAAGACCCGGGTGCTCACCCACCGGATCGCCTACCTGTTGGCGGCGCGGAGTGGCGCGGGGCCCGGCGACGCGGCGGCCGGCGGCACCGACGGCGGTCCGGCGGAGCCGGTGCATCCCGGGCAGATCCTGGCGATCACCTTCACCAACAAGGCGGCCGGCGAGATGAAGGACCGGGTGGCCGCCCTGGTCGGCCCGCGGGCCCGGCTGATGTGGGTCTCCACCTTCCACTCCGCCTGCGTCCGCATCCTGCGGGCCGAGCACGAGCACGCCGGCCTGAAGTCGACCTTCTCGATCTACGACGCCGACGACTCCCGGCGGCTGATGCAGCTTGTCGCCCGCGAGCTGGACCTGGACCCGAAGCGCTACCCGGCGCGCGGGTTGGCTGCGCAGGTCTCCAACCTGAAGAACGAGCTGGTCGACCCGGAGGAGTTCGCCGGCCGGGCGAAGGGACCGAACGAGCGGGCCGTCGCCGAGGCGTACGCGCTCTACCAGCGGCGGCTGGCCGAGGCGCACGCCCTCGACTTCGACGATCTGATCATGGCGACGGTGCACCTGTTCCAGTCGCACCCGCACGTGGCGGAGAACTACCACCGCCGGTTCCGGCACGTGCTCGTCGACGAGTACCAGGACACCAACCACGCGCAGTACACCCTGATCAAGGAGCTGGTCGGCAGCGGCGCGGACGGCGTACCGCCGGCGGAGCTCTGCGTGGTCGGCGACGCGGACCAGTCGATCTACGCGTTCCGGGGCGCCACGATCCGCAACATCCTCGAGTTCGAGCGGGACTTCACCGACGCCCGCACGATCCTGCTGGAGCAGAACTACCGCTCCACCCAGACCATCCTGAGCGCCGCCAACGCGGTGATCGACAACAACACCTCGCGCAAGCCGAAGCGGCTGTGGAGCGAGGAGGGCGCCGGCGAGCAGATCGTCGGCTACGTCGCGGACACCGAGCACGCCGAGGCCGACTGGGTGGCCCGCGAGATCGACCGGCTCTGCGACGCCGGTGAGACCCGGCCGGGCGAGGTGGCGGTCTTCTACCGCACCAACGCCCAGTCCCGGGTCTTCGAGGAGGTCTTCATCCGCAGCGGGCTGCCCTACAAGGTGGTCGGCGGGGTGCGCTTCTACGAGCGCAAGGAGGTCCGTGACGCGCTGGCCTACCTGCGCGCGGTGGTCAACGACGACGACACGGTGAGCATCCGCCGGGTGCTGAACACCCCCCGCCGGGGGATCGGCGACCGGGCCGAGGCGTGCCTGGAGGCACTGGCGGCCCGGGACCGGATCTCGTTCGGCGCGGCGCTGCGCCGGGCGGCGGGCGCGCCGGGCATCTCCACCCGGGCGGCGAACGCGGTCGCCGACTTCGTCGCCCTGCTCGACCAGGCCCGCGAGCTGGCCGCCACCGCCCCGCCGGAGGAGGTGCTGGAGGCGGTGCTGCTGCGCTCCGGCTATCTCACCGAGCTGGAGGAGAGTCTGGACCCGCAGGACGCCGGCCGGGTGGAGAACCTGCAGGAGCTGGTGAGCGTCGCCCGGGAGTACACCGAGCGGGCCGAGGCGCAGGCGCTGGCCGAGGCCGAGGCGGCCGACGGCGACGACGGCGACGACGGCGAACCTGTCCCCGACCGGGCCGCGACCCTGGCCGGCTTCCTGGAACAGGTGGCGCTGGTCGCCGACGCCGACCAGATCCCCGAGCCGGCCGGCGACGGCGACGACGACGAGCCCTACCAGGGTGTGGTCACCCTGATGACCCTGCACACCGCGAAGGGCCTGGAGTTCCCGGTCGTCTTCCTCACCGGCCTGGAGGACGGCGTCTTTCCGCACCTGCGGTCGCTGGGCGACACCCGGGAGCTGGAAGAGGAGCGCCGGCTGGCGTACGTGGGCATCACCCGGGCCCGCCGGCGCCTCTACCTGTCCCGGGCGGTCACCCGCTCGGCCTGGGGGCAGCCCTCCTACAACCCGCCGTCCCGGTTCCTGCCGGAGCTGCCGACCGATCTGGTGCGCTGGGAGCGCACCGAGGGGGCGTACACCTCCTGGTCGGGGACCGGTGGCGGGGTGGGTGGCCGCGGCAGCGCCGCGGACCGCGCGGCCTCCGCGCGCGGTCCGGGCGCCCCCGGTGGTACGCCCAGAGCCGCGCAGCTCGCGCAGCGGCTCGGGGTGGACGGCAGCCGGTTGACCACCGCGAGCGAGCTGCCCCGGGCGCTGAAGCTCTCGGCCGGCGAACGGGTCAACCACCAGCGGTACGGCCTGGGTCGGGTGCTCGCGGTCGAGGGGCAGGGCCCCGGCGCCCGGGCGCAGATCGACTTCGGCGACCAGACCCTCTGGCTGGTGCTGCGGCACGCCCCGCTCGACAAGCTCTGACCGGCGGCGGTCAGCAGCCGAGGTCCACGCCGCGCTCCCGCATCCACGGCGCCGGATCGAGCTGGTTCCAGAGGCCGTTGTGCACCTCGAAGTGCAGGTGCGGCCCGGTGGAGTCGCCGGTCGAGCCCTCGTAGCCGATCACTTCGCCGGCGTCGACCTGCTGGCCGACCGCCACCGCGGTGCGGTTCTGGTGGGCGTAGTGGGTCAGGAACCCGTCGCCGTGGTCGATGACGACCGAGATGCCGTAGCCGGCGTAGACCCAGCCGGCCTCGACGACGGTGCCGTCGGCGGCCGCCCGGATCGGGGTGTCGGCGGGCATCGCGAGGTCGATGCCGGCGTGTAGCACGCCCCACCGCTGCCCGTAGCAGGAGGTGGTGGCGGCGCCGGGCATCGGGTGCACCCAGTCCGCGGACTCCTTCTCCGCCTCGGCGGTACGGGCGGCCGGCTCGGCGGGCTTGGCCGGCTTGGACTCGGCCGTCCGCTCCGGGGTGGCCCGGGGGGTGGCGGGGGCGCCGGTGGACGGGCTGCCGGTGGGGGCGTCGGGCGTGGCTTCGGCCGTCGGTGGCTGGGAGGGGGCGTCCCGGCCGGACCGGTTGGCGCGGTCGGCGGCGTCAGCGCGGGCGCGTTCGTCGGCCGCGGCCACCGGTGCGTCCCGGCGGTCGTCGCTGCTCCGGGTGGTCGCGGTGGCGACGCCCGCCACGGCGAGGCCGGCGGCGGCCACCACGGCGGTGACGAGATAGGGGAGCCGGCCGCGGTAGCCGGGCCGGAAGCGGTGCCGAACCACCGTGGCGCCGTCGCTCGACTGGGGGAGCCGGCGGTGCTGGCCCGGCTGGCCGGGCTGACCGCTCACGTTCTCGATCGACTCGTTTTCCTGCACGGGGGAACCTTCGGGTCGAGGGACACGGACCCGGAAATGGTGGTTTGACCTGCGGAAACTCGGGAAGGAGGGGGATCTGGTCGCGGCGCGGACGGGCGTCGGGGCGACGGGTTATGCCCGTATTGATGCGCGGTTACCAGTAGGTAGACCGGGAGTCGTTGTGGTGCTGGTCACATTTCCCGGTGTGGCGTAGGCAACATCAACGGAAAGTGATCATAAAAAAACCGCCCGAACCTGTCGGCACGGGCGGTAGGCTGGACATTACGGAGGGTCAGGAGTCGACTACTCCGCCGTAGATTGTCTCGACCTGTAGCTGAATGTCCACTCCCTTGGTGCGCAGCCACGGGATGGGGTCGGTGGGCTCCCCGTTGACATGCACCTCAAGGTGCAGGTGCGGGCCGTACGAGTGGCCGGTGTTGCCGACCCAGCCGATCTCGTCGCCGGCCTTGACCTGCTGCCCCTCCTGGACCAGCAGATTGGAGGAGTGTCCGTAGACCGATTCGGTGCCGTCCGGGTGCTGGATGATCACGCAGTAGCCGTAGCCACCGAACCAGCCGGCCTTCGTCACCGTGCCCGAGTGGATCGCCCGGTACGCCGTACCCTCCGGCGCGGCCAGGTCGATGCCGGCGTGCAGCTTGTTCCAGCGCATGCCGTACGGGGAGGTGAAGTTGTAGCCCTTGAGTGGCAGCACCCAGGCGTCCGGCGCCTCGGAGAGGGAGCTTTCGAGCTGGGTCCGCTCGTCCCGGGTGGCGCGCTCCGCGTCGGCCGCGCGGGCGGCGAAGTCCTCGCTGGTGGCGGCGGCGTTCTCCAGCTCGGAGAGGGCCGACGGGCTGACCGACTTCGCGTCCGGCAGTCCGCCCGCGCCGAGTGCCACCACTCCGGCGCCGACGAAGGCGGTGGTGACCACCGCCGCATAGCGGCTACGCGGGGGGGTGGGTACGCGACGTCGCCCGCGATATCGATCGGGCTCAGACGACAGGCGCTGGCGCACGCACACCCTCCGTTATCGGGTCAGTTGAGCGACCGTCGCCAGCGTCGAAGAGCGGGGGTGACACTGCCGGGCCGCGTTGTCGTCCGGTCGCAGACCTGAAGACAACCGTTGGCCACGGTAACCAACCCCTAGTCCGGCCACAAGTCGCACCGCCAAATAACCGGTGCCGAGTGTGCGCGTCCGTTGTGGAATGCCATAACTCGTAACCTTTTGCGGGGAACCTCGTTAGTCGCGCTTGGTTACATCGAACACTACAGATAGTCATTCGTCCAGGGCTTCGCCCGACGGATCGGGGAAATTCCCCTAGGGTTCGCGGCGGCGGTCGGCGGCGGTGCGGTGGCCGGCTCACCTGGTACGGGACCTGATTACCGCAGGGCGTCGACGCCGGGTTACCGTTCGTTAAGTCGGTGCCGCCAGGCCGACCGGAGAGGTAGGGGACTGATGAGTTCTCGGATTCGGGTCGTCGTCGCCAAGCCGGGCCTGGACGGCCACGACCGCGGGGCGAAGGTGGTTGCGCGGGCCCTGCGGGACGCCGGCATGGAGGTCATCTACACCGGGCTGCACCAGACCCCGGAGCAGATAGTCGAGACCGCCATTCAGGAGGATGCCGACGCGGTGGGCCTCTCGGTGCTCTCCGGCGCGCACATGACGCTGTTCCGCCGGGTGATCGAGTTGCTGACCGAGCGCGACGCGCGGGACATCGTGGTCTTCGGCGGCGGCATCATCCCGGAGGCCGACCTGCCCGAGTTGGCCCGGATCGGCGTGGCGAAGATCTTCACCCCGGGGGCCACCACGCACTCGATCGTCGACTGGGTCCGGGAGAACGTCGCGCAACCGGTCTCCTGACCGGCCGGTCTCCTGACCGGCCGGACACGGAGAGGGAGAGGCCGGACGCACCCCTCACACGCCCGGCCTCTCTATGCACGATGCCCCGCCGCCACCCCTCGACCGACAGGGCATCGGCCGCTCCGTCTTCGCGCCTTCCAGCGTTCCGACATCTGACTCAACGACGCCCGTTACGTCGGGTTACGTGGGCTGGGAAATCTTTTCCCCGGCGGGTGTGCATTACCGCACAAGGCATACCCGAGCGGTTGCCGGCGCCGGCCACCTCGCTAGGCTGCGCCGGTGGCCTGTTTCTCCTGACAACAGGCGTCAAACTCATTTCACGCTGGCGGCGGCGCGATGGCGCGTCGCCAAGACGGGACGGGACGCGCGATCGTGGACCTGTACGAATACCAGGGGCGTGAGCTGTTCGAGCGGCACGGGTTGCCCGTGCTCGCCGGCGGCGTCGCGACGACCCCTGAGGAGGCGCGGGCGATCGCCGAGCGCCTCGGTGGCCGGGTGGTCGTCAAGGCCCAGGTGAAGGTCGGTGGGCGGGGCAAGGCCGGCGGGGTGAAGCTGGCCGACGACGTCGACGAGGCGGTGGCCCGGGCCACCGACATCCTCGGCATGGACATCAAGGGCCACCAGGTCCACAAGGTCATGCTGACGGTGACGGCCGACATCGCCGAGGAGTACTACTTCTCCTACCTGCTCGACCGCGCCAACCGCACCTTCCTCTGCATCGCCAGCGTGGCCGGCGGCATGGAGATCGAGCAGGTCGCCGAGGAGGCGCCGGAGAAGGTCGTCAAGGCGCCCATCGACGCCAACGTCGGGGTCGACGAGGCGAAGGCCCGCGAGATCGTCACCGCGGCCGGCTTCCCGGCCGACGTCGCCGACCAGGTCACCGCCATCGCGGTCCGGCTCTGGCAGGCGTTCGTCGCCGAGGACGCCACCCTCGTCGAGGTCAACCCGCTGGCCCGCACCACCGAGGGTCAGGTGCTCTGCCTGGACGCCAAGGTGACCCTGGACGCCAACGCCGCGTTCCGGCACCCGGACCACGAGGCGATGGTCGACCAGGCCGCCGTCGACCCGCTGGAGCAGCGGGCCAAGGAGAAGGACCTCAACTACGTCAAGCTCGACGGTGAGGTCGGCATCATCGGCAACGGGGCCGGCCTGGTGATGTCCACCCTTGACGTGGTCGCCTACGCCGGTGAGTCCCGCGGCGGGGTGAAGCCGGCCAACTTCCTGGACATCGGCGGCGGCGCCAGCGCGGCGGTGATGGCCAACGGTCTGGAGATCGTGCTCTCCGACCCCGCCGTGAAGAGCGTCTTCGTCAACGTGTTCGGCGGCATCACCGCCTGTGACGAGGTCGCCAACGGCATCGTGCAGGCGCTGGCGCTGCTGGAGCAGCGCGGCGAGCGGGTCGAGAAGCCCCTGGTGGTGCGGCTCGACGGCAACAACGCCGAGGCGGGCCGGGCGATCCTCGACGGCGCCGGCAACCCGCTCGTCGAACGGGTGGACACTATGGATGGCGCGGCCGAGCGGGCCGCCGAACTCGCGGCCACCGGCGCTACGTCGGCCGGCGGCTCGGCCGGGATGGGAATCTGATCATGGCAATCTGGCTGACCAAGGACTCGAAGGTCATCGTCCAGGGGATGACCGGGTCCGAGGGTTCCAAGCACACCAAGCGGATGCTGGCCGCCGGCACCGCCATCGTCGGCGGGGTGAATCCCCGCAAGGCCGGCCAGTCGGTCGACTTCGACGGCACCGAGCTGCCGGTGTTCGCAGGAGTCGCCGAGGCCATGGCGGCCACCGGCGCCGACGTCACCGTCATCTTCGTCCCCCCGCAGTT from the Solwaraspora sp. WMMD1047 genome contains:
- the pcrA gene encoding DNA helicase PcrA: MHALFEVPPVNPPRAQSTPRSRPPAAGDPQALLTGLNGPQRAAVTHSGAPLLIVAGAGSGKTRVLTHRIAYLLAARSGAGPGDAAAGGTDGGPAEPVHPGQILAITFTNKAAGEMKDRVAALVGPRARLMWVSTFHSACVRILRAEHEHAGLKSTFSIYDADDSRRLMQLVARELDLDPKRYPARGLAAQVSNLKNELVDPEEFAGRAKGPNERAVAEAYALYQRRLAEAHALDFDDLIMATVHLFQSHPHVAENYHRRFRHVLVDEYQDTNHAQYTLIKELVGSGADGVPPAELCVVGDADQSIYAFRGATIRNILEFERDFTDARTILLEQNYRSTQTILSAANAVIDNNTSRKPKRLWSEEGAGEQIVGYVADTEHAEADWVAREIDRLCDAGETRPGEVAVFYRTNAQSRVFEEVFIRSGLPYKVVGGVRFYERKEVRDALAYLRAVVNDDDTVSIRRVLNTPRRGIGDRAEACLEALAARDRISFGAALRRAAGAPGISTRAANAVADFVALLDQARELAATAPPEEVLEAVLLRSGYLTELEESLDPQDAGRVENLQELVSVAREYTERAEAQALAEAEAADGDDGDDGEPVPDRAATLAGFLEQVALVADADQIPEPAGDGDDDEPYQGVVTLMTLHTAKGLEFPVVFLTGLEDGVFPHLRSLGDTRELEEERRLAYVGITRARRRLYLSRAVTRSAWGQPSYNPPSRFLPELPTDLVRWERTEGAYTSWSGTGGGVGGRGSAADRAASARGPGAPGGTPRAAQLAQRLGVDGSRLTTASELPRALKLSAGERVNHQRYGLGRVLAVEGQGPGARAQIDFGDQTLWLVLRHAPLDKL
- a CDS encoding peptidoglycan DD-metalloendopeptidase family protein, which produces MQENESIENVSGQPGQPGQHRRLPQSSDGATVVRHRFRPGYRGRLPYLVTAVVAAAGLAVAGVATATTRSSDDRRDAPVAAADERARADAADRANRSGRDAPSQPPTAEATPDAPTGSPSTGAPATPRATPERTAESKPAKPAEPAARTAEAEKESADWVHPMPGAATTSCYGQRWGVLHAGIDLAMPADTPIRAAADGTVVEAGWVYAGYGISVVIDHGDGFLTHYAHQNRTAVAVGQQVDAGEVIGYEGSTGDSTGPHLHFEVHNGLWNQLDPAPWMRERGVDLGC
- a CDS encoding M23 family metallopeptidase — its product is MRQRLSSEPDRYRGRRRVPTPPRSRYAAVVTTAFVGAGVVALGAGGLPDAKSVSPSALSELENAAATSEDFAARAADAERATRDERTQLESSLSEAPDAWVLPLKGYNFTSPYGMRWNKLHAGIDLAAPEGTAYRAIHSGTVTKAGWFGGYGYCVIIQHPDGTESVYGHSSNLLVQEGQQVKAGDEIGWVGNTGHSYGPHLHLEVHVNGEPTDPIPWLRTKGVDIQLQVETIYGGVVDS
- a CDS encoding cobalamin B12-binding domain-containing protein — encoded protein: MSSRIRVVVAKPGLDGHDRGAKVVARALRDAGMEVIYTGLHQTPEQIVETAIQEDADAVGLSVLSGAHMTLFRRVIELLTERDARDIVVFGGGIIPEADLPELARIGVAKIFTPGATTHSIVDWVRENVAQPVS
- the sucC gene encoding ADP-forming succinate--CoA ligase subunit beta — its product is MDLYEYQGRELFERHGLPVLAGGVATTPEEARAIAERLGGRVVVKAQVKVGGRGKAGGVKLADDVDEAVARATDILGMDIKGHQVHKVMLTVTADIAEEYYFSYLLDRANRTFLCIASVAGGMEIEQVAEEAPEKVVKAPIDANVGVDEAKAREIVTAAGFPADVADQVTAIAVRLWQAFVAEDATLVEVNPLARTTEGQVLCLDAKVTLDANAAFRHPDHEAMVDQAAVDPLEQRAKEKDLNYVKLDGEVGIIGNGAGLVMSTLDVVAYAGESRGGVKPANFLDIGGGASAAVMANGLEIVLSDPAVKSVFVNVFGGITACDEVANGIVQALALLEQRGERVEKPLVVRLDGNNAEAGRAILDGAGNPLVERVDTMDGAAERAAELAATGATSAGGSAGMGI